The Geminocystis sp. NIES-3708 genomic sequence CGCCGACGTGATGCAACCTCAGGTAGAAACCGTTACCCCAAATCTATCCATGTCGGAATTATTGGAATTGATGACAACATCCCATCATCGTGGTTTTCCCGTTGTCGAAAATGGTAATATCGTGGGTATTATTACTCAATCAGATTTAGTCAAAGCGGAAACTTTTAATAGTGATATTTCTATTGATGAAATTATGACAAGAAATCCTATCACCGTCAAAGCTGATGTTTCTCTTAGTGATGTGTTATATCTTCTCAATCGTTACCAATTATCCCGTTTACCCGTTTTACAAAATAATCGTTTAGTGGGAATTATCACCCGCACTGATATTATTCGAGTAGAGGTAAATGAGTTAAAAGCTGATGCCTTGACAAAATCTCAACCTGCTTATACAGTTTATAAAACTCGTTCACCAGCCACAGGTAAAGGGCGTATTTTAGTGCCAATAGAAGAAGATGACGATTTTCGTGCCTTATCAAAAATAGCTCTATCTATTGCTCGTTATTATCAATATGAGATAGAATTTGTGCAGGTGATTAAAATAGCGAAACATCAAGATCCCAGTACAATCAAAGTCGATAAAAAAAATGCCCGACATCTCATGCAAAATTTAGAGAGAATGGGCAGAAAAGCGAAAATATCCGTACATACGAGCATAATAGTAGGACATTATCGCAGTCAGATAATTTTAGACATCATCAAACAACGACATATTAATTTATTAGTGATGGGATGGAAACAGAATTTTTATGGACAAGAATTCGTTTTTTCTCAACTAATTGACAGTTTAATTAACAAAGCAACTTGTGAGTTAATTTTAATTAGATTAGGCAAAAATAAGCAGTTTTACCCTTATAATATAAATCCTCTGGGTAGCCTTTTAATACCAACGGCTGGAGGACCAAATATAGAAGAAGGTTTAAAATTATTACCAGCTTTTTTAGAAGTTTATAATCAAGAAAAATTACCACCAATTTGGCTAACAAAAGTTTATCCACCAGAAGCAAAAGATTTTAATAGTAATCAACTTTATACTACTACGAAAAAATTGCAAAATTTACTAAATACAGAAGTACAATCTTTAACAGTATGCTCAACTTCAGTAGTATCAGCAGTAATTCAATTAGCGGAAACTCAAAAATCAGAATTAGTTATTTTAGGTGCATCTCGTGATAGTTTATTAAAACAAGCATGGTATGGCAATATACCTGAAGCTATCACATCTAAACTGGATACAACGGTAATTATTATTCGTCTCCCTTCTTGAGAAAAATCCAAGTAAAATAGGTTTTAGCTTATAATCTGATTTCGATCTAAGAATTCTTAATATAGGTAGATTTAATGAGTAAAAATCCCACAAACAATAACTGTCAATATCTATATTTACATGGTTTTGCTTCTAGTCCCGAATCTACTAAGGCTCTTTATTTTTCAGAACAATTTCGACAAATTCCAATACCCTTAACCGTTATAAACTTTAATGAACCAGACTTCGCTAATCTTAGCCTTTCTCGACAAATTGATCAAGTTAGTAACATTATCAATCATAATAACCAATCTAACTTTATTTTAATTGGTTCTAGTTTTGGCGGATTAACTACTAATTGGTTAGCAAATAAATATCCTCAAAATATCAAAGCTCTAATTTTACTCGCTCCAGCCTTTGATTTTTTTAACCATCTCAAAAATATAATAAGTGAACAAATTCTTGAAGAATGGAAAAAACAAGGTTTTTTGTCTATATATCACTATGGCTATAAAAAAGAAATGCCCTTAAAATACCATTTTTGGACAGATTTACTTTCCTATGATGAATCTTCCATTAGTCACTCAATTCCGACTCTTATCTTTCATGGAATATATGACGAAACTATTCCCATTGAATCTAGCCGTAATTATATAAAAAAACATAGTAACGCCACTCTACAAGAATTAAATAGTAATCATAGTCTTAATGATTGTCTTTTTGTTATTTGGCAAGAATTACAGATTTTTTTGGAAGATAAGTAATGTTTATTAGTGACAAATTAGAGTATTTATGAAATAATTAAAGCAATCTTACCAGTGACAGATCCATTTTCAATTATTTTATGTGCCATAGAAGCCTCTGCTAAAGGGAAAGTTTGCTCTAGGTGTATAGTTAATTTTCTTGCATCAAACCATAGCGCACATTGTTCTAAAATTTTAGTTTGATGTTTTAATGCTTCTTTTAAATTCATTAATGCTGGTGTTAACATCAACTCTAAACTAATTCTTAAATTACGATTTCGGGCAGTTTTTAAATTTTCAATACTACAGTCAGGTTCAAGAATTGTCACCACATCACCGTAAACTTTTACCGCTTGACAAGTATCAAAAAAAGTCTTTCCGCCCACAGTATCAAAACCCACATCGACACCTTTTCCTTGAGTTAAATCCATAATTGCAGAGACAAAATTTTGTTGTTTATATAAAATGGGATAATCTGCCCCTAATTTACGCACTAATTTTTCTTTATCGGAATTACTAACAGTAGTTGCTATTTTTGCTCCTCTGAGTTTAGCTAACTGAATTGCAACATGACCAACTCCACCAGCTCCACCATGAATTAAAACAGTATCTTCAGAATTTAATTTTACCCTATCATATAACGACTCCCATGCTGTAATTAATGCTAAGGGTGCACAAGCGGCTTCAGGAAAGGATAATGATTTAGGCTTCATAGCTACATAATCTTGCTCAATGACGGCATATTGGGCATAATTTCCCGTATTCGGTTTTCCTAAACCACCAGCACAAAAATAAACCTCATCACCACAGCTAAATCTTGTAACTTCTTTTCCAATACCCACAACAACACCAGCACCATCACAACCTAAAATTGCAGAAAAAGATTCAGGATAAAATGTACCACGACTACGGATTTTTGTGTCGATAGGGTTAATTCCTGCCGCTTTTAATTCTACTAAAATTTCTGTAGGCGTTGTTATTTGTGGAAGGGCGACTTCTGTTAATCGAAGTACATTAAAATCCCCTGCTTTAGTCATTAAAACTGCTTTCATAAATAATTTAAGTACTTATATTTAATGAACATCAGCATTATAAATCAATTACTATCAAGAAATATGGACAATATATTTGTTTTCGACTTTTGCTTTTTCCCATAGAATGATTAAATGCAGATGTAGCAAAAGATGATATAGTATTACCTTTTCACGATTCTGAAACTCTTAAATTTACTGAGTTTACAATCATGATATGGCACTGCACAATCACTTAAATTAATCTCAATAATTATTATTTAAATCTTCTAAAAAAGATAAAGACTTTGGCACTCCATCGGGCTAAAGCCACGAGGATTCTTGAGAAATTAACTTAAACTTACATTCAAGTCACTTATTCTTAAAGGGCTAGTCAAAAGCCCCTTACACACTTGGGAAAATCCCTCATGGTTACTTTTACGTCTTATATTCCATGCTGCATTCGCATCGGCATTAACCCTGATACCATCCTTTGATTCATACAATCCCCTTTTTACTCTTTTACCGCTAAAGGCATATTTAATAGTATGATCAGGATTATAGTCAGGAATAAGATCATTGTCTAAAGCACTTGCTTTACTGGTATAAGATTCTTCCTGCTCTATGTACTGAATTCCATAAGTTTCACATAAAGATTTTAACTTCTCTTTTAACGAATAAAAAGGTATTTGAACAAAATTCTGATTATTCCTTTTTCCAATGTTAATATCTTGTTTCCAACCTTTGTTCGTCCCTACTATTAGAGTGCCAATATCTAACCTGAGACAATTTTCAATAATATATCTAGCTGTTTTGCTTAGATAATCTCGAATTTGATTATTCCTTTTTAATAATAATCGTCCTTGTCTTTTAGTTACTCCTTTAGTACCTTGTTTGTCCTTGATTGATTGTAACTTAGCGTTTGATTTATTGTACCAGTGGTTATAACTTTTTAATTTGTGACCATCGATAATAAACGATGCCCCATTGGTACTTACACAAGTTGCTAAATTATTAAGTCCCAGATCTATACATAAGGCATTGTCAGACTTAAACTCAACAATTTGTAGTTCTTCCTCAGTAATAAATTCTACCTCAAAAAACTGGCAATTATATTTAGGATGTATTCGTACTTCTTTTAAACTTTTATCAACTAATCTGTCAGGGAAAGGTAATTTAACTTCACCATATTTAGCCTTAAACTCCCTAGACATAGGTACTTTAAAAAATCCATCTTTAACTTTAATTCTAGGGATAATTAAGCTAAAATAGCCATCTTTTTTAAGGTAGCGTGGCAGAGATATTTGATTGAATCGGTAATTTCCAGACTTAGCCTTTTTAATTAAATTAAAAAACGAACGGAAACTTCTATCTACAACTTTTAAAGTTTGTTGAGCAATATCAGTATTTAATAATTGATAATTTTCATTAGTTTTACATTGATGGTAATTCGATTCATAGCGAAGAAATGCTTTCTCAGCAAAAAAGAACTGCCTAACAGAGTATAGCCCTACATTGTAGAGGTTTTTTGACAACCTACACATTTCTTGTAGAGCTAAATACTCTGTTTGAGACAGTCCTCTAATTTTATTCTTCTGAGTTTTAAACATGGTTTTAGTTTTCACTATATTTTGATTATATATTGAGTAATAAGAGCTGTCAATATGGTAAAGTAGAAATATAAAGCCGCCATAAAAGTGCAGGGTTTCTAACCCAAGAATTTTGATGAGTTTGTATATTGGGTATAAAAGTGCGAATACACCTCAAAGTTGTCAGTTTTCATTGGAAGTATGGAGACTCTATCTCAAGAAAGATGTTACAATGATATTTCGGTTTCGGGGTAGTTCGCATTTTATAGAGAGAAAAGATTAATAGTGTTTTGGAAAATAATTTTTCAATGGCGATCACATCTAATCAAATGTAATAGAATATAGTTGCCTCAATAAAATAAAAGATCATAAAAAATACAAAAATTATCTCAGGAAGAATCACCTTTAACCCTGAAATAATCAGAAGAAGGGCTCTTGTATTCGAAGAACAGATATTACTGCTGTATAAGTATTAAAAATCTTAGTTAGTGATATAACAATTGATAAAATTACAGTTATTATTCCATACATCTGACAGATGAGAACTTACAAAAACTTCCCGATGAAAATATCATTCTAAAAGCAATGGATAAAAGAAGAAACAAATCTTTTTGGGAATGGGGGAAAAATTCAATGATTAGGGTAATTCTACAGATGTTGGTTTAGCTATGTGTGGTAAGCCCCAACCTAATTTTTCTCTGAGGATACGGAAAAATTCAGGGGATTGTAAACGAATAAATTGAACATCATAAGGTGAGCGGACAATTTTGACTTGATCATCGGGTAAGATATAACAACCAGCATTTCCATCGACAACCATAACCATTTGATTAGGGGTAGCAGGATAAATGGTAACAGGTTCTTGATCAGAAAAAACTAAAGAGCGAGAAGCCAAAGAATGAGGACAAATAGGGGCTAGTTGAAATACTGGAACATCAGGAGTAACCACAGGGCCTCCTGCACTCAAAGAATAAGCAGTTGAACCTGTTGGAGTAGAAATAATAACTCCATCAGCAGCAATATCAACAGGAGAGTGTCTGCCAATAGCAATTTCAAAATGACACATACTGGTAAGAGGTTCTCGGTGAACTACCATTTCATTTAAACAAAGAGCTTCCCACAAAGAAGTTTGATCTCGAATCACTGTAACTTTCATCATCGAGCGTGTTTCTATCTCATATTTACCGCTTAAAACTTGTTCTAATGCTGTAGAAAGTTGATTTAGATAAATTTCGGTCAAAAATCCTAAATGTCCAGTATTGACCGTTAAAAGGGGAATGTTATGGGGGGCAACCTGTCGAGAAGCAGATAAAACTGTACCGTCACCACCTAAGACAATGGCGAAACTCATATTGTGATCAAATCCTTCGACAGCAATTTGTTCAATAGGGCTATGACACACTGGACGATGAGGGTGTGAGTATCCTAAAATGCCAGCATAACCAGTAGCTAAATAAACTTGATAACCTTTACTTTCTAATTGCTTTTGTAGGTTTTCTGCTACTTGACAAGCAATAGGTTTTATATCGTTGTAAATAACGCCGATTTTGGGCATCAATATTTCTTCCTAGTTACAATGAAACTTTTAAGAATGTCTGTTAGGCATAGCACATTTATTGATTGTATTTTATCAGAAGGTGTGCGTTTTGAATATTGAATAGTAATAAATAGATGAAAAATCTGTGGGGGTGAATGATATTCACCCAATAATCTTTTAAACTTATTGTTTTTTTCGCAGTATATTAGCAAAATTTTGGGCAAGTGTAGAAATATTAATTAATCTTGAATATATTCTTCTCCTGTTTTTAAAGCCCATTCGGCACGCATAAATTCTCTCCCTAAATAAGCCGCATGATCTAACATACTAAGAGGACTTGATTGAGTTTTTTCTAGTAAATTAACACAAATTTCCTTTGCTGTTCTACCGATAAACGTTTGAGTTGGGATTCTAGGTTTACTATTGCCTTTACAAGCAATTACTTCTCCTGTATCTGGATCAACTGCTAACCCTTGATCATTTATGGCGTTTGTATAATGATCCGCACAAATTAATTCATCTTTTCGGTTTATATATATAATAAAGTATCCGTCGGGATCTAACTTTATATCTCTTTTCGACAATTCGTTATCTAATTCTGTTAATAATAAGGTAGTGATCATCGTTAGTTTTTAATTTAATTATCTTTTTTTATTGTCTATTTTTCCTTGCCATTGTGCAACTAATTTTTGTGTTAGTTGATTGATTTCAGCAATTTGTGAATTTAATTTTATTTGCGATCGCCATTGATAAGGTATATGAATATAACCATGATATAAACCTAAGAAATATCCAGTCAAGATACTGGTGGCTTGTGATTGTTGCGAAAAATAAAGGGTTCTTTTTAAGGAACTTTCAAAATTATAAATAGTTGAAAAAAAAGCATATAAACTTTGATAAAGAGCAAGGGAATCTTCTGGAATATTTTGCTTAAATATTTTATCAACTTCTGTTAGTGGTTGACATTTAATAATCATTTGATTGATTAAAAGAAGATAGTCGTTTATGGTTTCATTTTTATTCTTTAAAGAAACAACACTGTCAAAAGTCATTATTTTATTAGATTTTAACCCTTGGTTTAAGATAAGATTGATAATATTTATAAAAAGATTTATACTATTTAGGTTAACTTTTAAATCGGAATAATTATTCCTAATAACAATTAGTTTTTCTGTATTTTGATAATGATAAATAATCCAAGGAAAAATACAAATAAGAGTGTCAATTGTTTCTAAATTTTTAATTTTATTGATGAATAAGTTTTGGTCATTTGTATTATTAACTATATTTTTTAAAATATCAAAAGTAATATTTAAAGGATAATCATAATCTAAGTTTATCAGATTTTTATTGCTGTTTTGAGTTAATTTTTGTCCGATGAAAGCCGACACGAAACTACCCAAAATTTTATCCTGTGATAAATATATTAAAGTCATTTTATCTTAAAAATTGCTGTTATTTAATTGAGGGATCAAACATGAAAAGTAGAAATAATATTAACTATTCAATTAATCTAATTATTATTATTTATTGCTGATTTGCTATTCTTCACCTTAACTAAAAATAATAGTTCAAATTAGCAACCTCAAAAATTAATCAGAAAGACGAGAAAAAGAATAACATCACAATTCTAAATTAGTTGTAAATTGATTAAATTATGAAAAAAATAATCAAACTTTCGAGAAACATAGTATATAAATGCTAAGATCGAACATGTTTCGAGAATATTTTTGAAAACAAATGATTGAGGATTTTTAAATCTCACCGTTGATATTAATCAATGGTTAAAATAAAAATATGATTATGTTAACAATTGATAATAGTTAAAATAAATAGATTTAGATGATTTTATTGCGTTATATATTATTTACGTTTTTAATAGTTGTACTTAATGGTTGTAGTGGAAATAAAGCCTTAGAATCTCGTTTTGCACCTAATTCTCAACTTAAATCTAATAGTAATTCTTCTACTGATACTAAGCCAGAAATTAAAAATCTAGCGACGAATCCTGAG encodes the following:
- a CDS encoding NAD(+) kinase; amino-acid sequence: MPKIGVIYNDIKPIACQVAENLQKQLESKGYQVYLATGYAGILGYSHPHRPVCHSPIEQIAVEGFDHNMSFAIVLGGDGTVLSASRQVAPHNIPLLTVNTGHLGFLTEIYLNQLSTALEQVLSGKYEIETRSMMKVTVIRDQTSLWEALCLNEMVVHREPLTSMCHFEIAIGRHSPVDIAADGVIISTPTGSTAYSLSAGGPVVTPDVPVFQLAPICPHSLASRSLVFSDQEPVTIYPATPNQMVMVVDGNAGCYILPDDQVKIVRSPYDVQFIRLQSPEFFRILREKLGWGLPHIAKPTSVELP
- a CDS encoding YqiA/YcfP family alpha/beta fold hydrolase, with product MSKNPTNNNCQYLYLHGFASSPESTKALYFSEQFRQIPIPLTVINFNEPDFANLSLSRQIDQVSNIINHNNQSNFILIGSSFGGLTTNWLANKYPQNIKALILLAPAFDFFNHLKNIISEQILEEWKKQGFLSIYHYGYKKEMPLKYHFWTDLLSYDESSISHSIPTLIFHGIYDETIPIESSRNYIKKHSNATLQELNSNHSLNDCLFVIWQELQIFLEDK
- a CDS encoding zinc-dependent alcohol dehydrogenase family protein, with the translated sequence MKAVLMTKAGDFNVLRLTEVALPQITTPTEILVELKAAGINPIDTKIRSRGTFYPESFSAILGCDGAGVVVGIGKEVTRFSCGDEVYFCAGGLGKPNTGNYAQYAVIEQDYVAMKPKSLSFPEAACAPLALITAWESLYDRVKLNSEDTVLIHGGAGGVGHVAIQLAKLRGAKIATTVSNSDKEKLVRKLGADYPILYKQQNFVSAIMDLTQGKGVDVGFDTVGGKTFFDTCQAVKVYGDVVTILEPDCSIENLKTARNRNLRISLELMLTPALMNLKEALKHQTKILEQCALWFDARKLTIHLEQTFPLAEASMAHKIIENGSVTGKIALIIS
- a CDS encoding DUF4346 domain-containing protein; translation: MITTLLLTELDNELSKRDIKLDPDGYFIIYINRKDELICADHYTNAINDQGLAVDPDTGEVIACKGNSKPRIPTQTFIGRTAKEICVNLLEKTQSSPLSMLDHAAYLGREFMRAEWALKTGEEYIQD
- a CDS encoding RNA-guided endonuclease TnpB family protein, whose product is MFKTQKNKIRGLSQTEYLALQEMCRLSKNLYNVGLYSVRQFFFAEKAFLRYESNYHQCKTNENYQLLNTDIAQQTLKVVDRSFRSFFNLIKKAKSGNYRFNQISLPRYLKKDGYFSLIIPRIKVKDGFFKVPMSREFKAKYGEVKLPFPDRLVDKSLKEVRIHPKYNCQFFEVEFITEEELQIVEFKSDNALCIDLGLNNLATCVSTNGASFIIDGHKLKSYNHWYNKSNAKLQSIKDKQGTKGVTKRQGRLLLKRNNQIRDYLSKTARYIIENCLRLDIGTLIVGTNKGWKQDINIGKRNNQNFVQIPFYSLKEKLKSLCETYGIQYIEQEESYTSKASALDNDLIPDYNPDHTIKYAFSGKRVKRGLYESKDGIRVNADANAAWNIRRKSNHEGFSQVCKGLLTSPLRISDLNVSLS